In one Leptospiraceae bacterium genomic region, the following are encoded:
- a CDS encoding class I SAM-dependent methyltransferase, with protein MINKKFSLSIYREGFEKFIDTELIERPLPVMKEMEVYAETNYIPILSPSAGSVLSFLVGHYKPETILELGTGIGYSTAWILASGEKLQITSIDRNQKNTEVAKNFLSQIPGGESVRFVNEWIVDHIKARENLYEYKLVFIDCDKICYPELLYLLQEKLLPGSIMIFDNSLWHAKLMNPDPEKLSDMAMLEFWKLVKESSLKRCLFTNGDGLLALELK; from the coding sequence ATGATAAATAAAAAGTTCTCCTTAAGTATTTACAGGGAGGGTTTCGAGAAGTTTATTGATACTGAACTTATTGAACGCCCTCTACCTGTAATGAAGGAAATGGAAGTATATGCAGAAACTAATTATATCCCCATCCTTTCTCCTTCTGCCGGTTCGGTTTTAAGTTTCTTAGTAGGCCATTATAAACCGGAAACTATTTTAGAACTGGGAACCGGTATCGGCTATTCAACCGCCTGGATTCTCGCAAGCGGAGAAAAACTGCAAATAACAAGTATCGATAGAAATCAAAAGAATACGGAAGTAGCTAAAAATTTTCTTTCACAGATTCCCGGAGGAGAGTCCGTACGTTTTGTTAATGAATGGATAGTGGATCATATCAAAGCCAGGGAAAATTTGTATGAGTATAAGCTGGTTTTTATAGACTGTGATAAAATTTGTTATCCGGAGTTATTATATTTATTACAAGAAAAACTCCTACCCGGTTCTATTATGATTTTTGATAATAGTCTCTGGCACGCCAAATTGATGAACCCGGATCCGGAGAAGTTATCCGACATGGCCATGCTCGAATTCTGGAAATTAGTAAAGGAAAGTTCTCTAAAACGTTGCCTTTTTACCAATGGAGATGGACTTTTAGCACTTGAGTTAAAGTAA